The following proteins are encoded in a genomic region of Oncorhynchus gorbuscha isolate QuinsamMale2020 ecotype Even-year linkage group LG11, OgorEven_v1.0, whole genome shotgun sequence:
- the tmem174 gene encoding transmembrane protein 174, with protein sequence MGIRSRATLMFSGIFLGLVGMTFTDMGWLMYGVSCSFKWAQLLSPILLSVGGTFILISICKFRMLSCRACKQSDYDKDLSESLEIQGSGQSFVFNWINQPIMFHGATVGQYIPAPYGSVTQEVNLANGLQPMGFPETCHLNTADNTTDIAGSQI encoded by the coding sequence ATGGGGATAAGGTCCAGGGCTACCCTAATGTTCTCGGGGATATTCCTGGGTCTGGTGGGCATGACTTTCACAGACATGGGCTGGCTCATGTATGGTGTCAGCTGCAGTTTCAAGTGGGCCCAGCTGCTCAGCCCCATTCTGCTCTCTGTAGGAGGCACCTTCATCCTAATCAGCATCTGTAAGTTCAGGATGCTCTCCTGCCGGGCATGTAAGCAGAGCGATTATGACAAAGACCTGTCTGAGTCGCTGGAGATCCAAGGGTCTGGCCAATCATTTGTGTTCAACTGGATCAATCAGCCAATCATGTTCCACGGAGCTACGGTGGGGCAGTATATCCCGGCTCCGTACGGATCAGTGACACAGGAAGTGAATCTAGCCAATGGGTTACAGCCAATGGGGTTTCCAGAAACTTGCCACCTCAATACTGCAGACAACACCACAGACATAGCAGGTAGTCAGATATGA